One genomic window of Nilaparvata lugens isolate BPH unplaced genomic scaffold, ASM1435652v1 scaffold6126, whole genome shotgun sequence includes the following:
- the LOC111051990 gene encoding histone-lysine N-methyltransferase NSD3-like, whose amino-acid sequence MAKRRFDEEAANAPRPKRRRIGDAPPLGVRRSERIRQLNLENERAEQELQRLELQHQERQRQRPERRQPMRRLAEMVDREPPVLPPPPPANIVGNLLWGRLGKQPYWPAMVAVDEDGLYFKQKMTANGVLRRQFYVEWLADGRRSWVGATYLAPFERPGNPTPEGLRNTLREWVLNHRKCKDSVKALKIPRRLQGKIDAAIEEALELQDNFH is encoded by the exons ATGGCAAAGAGGCGATTCGATGAGGAAGCAGCTAATGCCCCTCGTCCAAAGAGGAGGCGCATTGGTGATGCGCCTCCACTAGGCGTAAGAAGATCGGAGAGGATCAGACAGCTAAA tttggAAAATGAAAGAGCAGAACAAGAGCTGCAGAGACTTGAACTGCAGCATCAGGAACGCCAGAGACAGAGACCAGAGAGAAGGCAACCAATGAGGAGACTAGCAGAGATGGTTGATCGTGAACCTCCAGTTCTCCCACCACCACCCCCCGCTAATA ttgttgGAAATCTGTTGTGGGGCCGGCTGGGGAAACAGCCCTATTGGCCGGCAATGGTGGCGGTGGATGAGGACGGCCTTTACTTCAAGCAGAAAa TGACTGCTAATGGTGTCCTTAGGCGGCAATTCTACGTCGAATGGTTGGCCGACGGGCGGCGGTCATGGGTGGGGGCCACTTATTTGGCCCCATTCGAGCGCCCGGGAAATCCCACCCCTGAGGGTCTCAGGAACACCCTTAGGGAGTGGGTCCTAAAC CATAGGAAATGCAAGGATTCAGTTAAGGCACTCAAAATTCCCCGCAGACTGCAGGGGAAAATTGACGCAGCAATAGAGGAAGCATTGGAATTACAGGACAATTTCCATTAA